The Pyrenophora tritici-repentis strain M4 chromosome 8, whole genome shotgun sequence genome contains a region encoding:
- a CDS encoding RpoA, DNA-directed RNA polymerase, alpha subunit- subunit: MSTPSAEELMKRKTLGIGPETVTNQQSTDFPFHWPGENHEWNLDYFRDNFNVVFHKNDPLDAQFSLTGIDTSVANAFRRILLSEIPTLAIEDVYIYQNTSIIQDEVLAHRLGLIPLCGDRATLRRMKWYAKPTDEDEGSGGPTSENTVALTLKTKCTWQPGGVARAVAGETDPDRLYVGHNVYAKDMRFEPNGNQAENLSEAEGKHIRSTNPDILICKMRPGQELEIRMHAIKGIGQDHAKFSPVATASYRLMPTIDITKPIVGADAKKFSRCFPSGVIRLDTVTSADIEKHPELEGKEGEPKAVVANPMNDTVSRECLRHPEFKDKVKLGRIRDHFIFRVESTGQWESDELFLESVKLLKIKCQRIKRGLDEMMK; encoded by the exons ATGTCCACACCAAGTGCAGAGGAGCTGATGAAGCGCAAG ACACTCGGCATCGGCCCAGAGACAGTCACCAACCAGCAGTCTACTGACTTTCCATTCCACTGGCCCGGCGAGAACCACGAGTGGAACCTCGACTACTTTAGAGAT AACTTCAATGTCGTCTTCCACAAAAACGACCCATTGGATGCGCAATTCTCTCTCACCGGCATTGACACCTCTGTAGCCAACGCCTTCCGCCGCATTCTGCTCTCGGAAATCCCCACGCTCGCTATAGAAGACGTCTACATCTACCAAAACACGTCCATCATTCAGGATGAGGTGCTCGCCCACCGCCTGGGCCTAATTCCCTTGTGTGGCGATCGCGCTACGCTTCGCCGGATGAAGTGGTACGCGAAGCCCACGGATGAAGACGAAGGCTCAGGAGGCCCGACTTCTGAAAATACTGTGGCACTTACACTAAAGACAAAGTGCACATGGCAGCCGGGCGGAGTTGCAAGAGCAGTTGCAGGCGAGACGGACCCAGATAGACTCTATGTGGGACACAACGTTTACGCCAAAGACATGCGCTTCGAGCCCAACGGAAACCAAGCTGAAAATCTCTCTGAAGCAGAAGGCAAGCATATTCGGTCCACAAACCCGGATATTCTTATTTGCAAGATGAGGCCAGGACAAGAACTTGAGATTCGTATGCATGCCATCAAGGGTATCGGTCAAGACCATGCCAAATTCTCTCCCGTAGCTACCGCCTCGTACCGACTCATGCCCACCATCGACATCACAAAGCCGATTGTCGGTGCCGACGCCAAGAAGTTCTCCCGCTGCTTCCCTAGCGGCGTCATCCGTCTCGACACTGTCACTTCCGCGGACATTGAAAAGCATCCCGAGCTCGAGGGCAAGGAAGGCGAGCCCAAGGCTGTCGTCGCAAACCCTATGAACGACACCGTCAGCAGAGAGTGCTTACGGCATCCAGAGTTCAAGGACAAGGTCAAACTGGGTCGCATACGAGACCACTTCATTTTCAGGGTGGAGAGCACGGGCCAGTGGGAGAGTGACGAGCTATTCTTGGAAAGTGTCAAATTGTTGAAGATCAAGTGTCAGAGGATCAAGAGGGGGCTAGATGAGATGATGAAGTAG